A stretch of Episyrphus balteatus chromosome 2, idEpiBalt1.1, whole genome shotgun sequence DNA encodes these proteins:
- the LOC129909411 gene encoding uncharacterized protein LOC129909411, with the protein MHQHLAWVLSEQDFIVCDRITSLQVTKTQQLCTEKQQQKFDKLSNAQTTQPAVNTIDLTKAVVNLSNTTLSAAATSILSKGLNFAPTPRRVPIESLIGSVEECIARNKFNSIDTETIRQDIAVMVRRTKIPSASNVSRDEMLALNELRREENILILSADKGNATVVLNRCDYLSKMNVLVEDVNIYLPVNYDPTARVLRKVTKLINENKAILPPKRLIPSCTQPPKLYGLPKIHKNGNPMRPIVSQINSPCYLISKHLVDVFKPLVGGSEHHIKDSAHFVSILSGLRLENDEMMVSFDVESLFTNVPVQEVLVIIRELISTAGINENYLPLLDFCLSSGYFCFNGQFYLQKDGVAMGLPLAPLIADIWMENFEKKALDSSKEKPRVWLRYVDDTFCILKNSAILHFLEHLNALHPKIKFTMEKEKEGSIAFLDVKVMRNQNGSLGHTVYRKSTHTNRYLHADSHHHPANLSSVVSTLFQRAHRICDSDHLSTELLLLDKVLEANGYSKKQRSWKPFSSQEMKENQLDKKAFLPYVKGVTDRVGKILKRYGVKSIFLPPKKVINYLKSPKDQFPLETPGVYAVPCSCGASYVGQTQRSIATRLKEHISAVSKKQREKSAICEHILDHPDEHHWIHFDQAKVLAKEAHYIPRLVREAIEIKRHQNFNRDDSFKLSRTWDPLINSSRSIQLPLHTNSDIVSTVCSQLQQNTEPPTPRYNLRSQNRI; encoded by the coding sequence ATGCACCAACATCTTGCATGGGTTCTAAGTGAACAAGATTTCATAGTGTGTGATAGAATAACTTCTCTGCAAGTAACTAAAACCCAACAACTATGCactgaaaaacaacaacaaaagtttgACAAACTCTCCAACGCGCAAACCACACAACCAGCAGTCAACACGATCGACCTAACTAAAGCCGTTGTAAATTTATCAAACACTACACTGAGTGCAGCAGCGACAAGCATTCTTAGCAAAGGGTTGAACTTTGCACCCACTCCGCGACGTGTGCCCATCGAAAGTCTGATTGGAAGTGTGGAAGAATGCATTGCTCGCAACAAATTCAACAGCATCGACACTGAAACAATACGACAAGACATAGCGGTCATGGTAAGGCGAACAAAAATACCATCGGCAAGCAATGTAAGTAGAGATGAAATGTTAGCTTTGAATGAATTGCGCAGAGAAGAGAACATACTCATTCTATCTGCTGATAAAGGTAACGCAACGGTCGTATTAAATCGTTGCgattatttatcaaaaatgaaTGTTTTGGTAGAAgatgtaaatatttatttacctGTTAATTACGACCCAACAGCGCGTGTTTTAAGAAAAGtgacaaaattaattaatgaaaacaAAGCGATTTTACCACCTAAACGCTTAATTCCATCATGTACGCAGCCACCAAAGTTGTATGGGTtaccaaaaatacataaaaatggGAATCCAATGCGGCCAATTGTGAGTCAAATAAATTCACCTTGTTATCTGATATCAAAGCATTTAGTTGACGTTTTTAAACCTTTGGTTGGCGGGTCTGAACATCACATAAAGGATTCCGCACATTTTGTGTCAATTTTAAGTGGTTTGCGATTAGAAAATGATGAAATGATGGTTAGTTTTGACGTTGAGTCACTTTTTACGAATGTGCCAGTGCAGGAAGTTCTTGTCATCATCCGTGAGCTTATCTCAACCGCCGGCATCAATGAGAACTATTTGCCTCTTTTGGATTTCTGTCTCTCTTCGGGCTATTTCTGCTTCAACGgacaattttatttgcaaaaagatGGCGTCGCTATGGGCTTGCCCTTAGCTCCATTGATTGCAGATATTTGGATGGAGAATTTCGAGAAAAAAGCTCTGGACAGTTCGAAAGAAAAACCAAGAGTCTGGCTGAGATATGTGGATGATACTTTCTGCATTCTCAAAAATTCCgccattttgcattttttagaaCATCTCAACGCACTACATCCAAAGATAAAATTTacaatggaaaaagaaaaagaaggttCCATTGCATTTTTGGACGTAAAAGTGATGCGCAACCAAAATGGCTCCTTAGGACACACGGTTTACCGAAAAAGCACCCACACTAACCGATATCTTCATGCTGACTCCCACCACCACCCAGCAAATTTGAGTTCCGTCGTTTCCACACTTTTTCAACGTGCTCATAGAATTTGTGACAGCGACCATCTCAGCACAGAACTTTTGTTGTTGGACAAAGTCCTAGAAGCGAATGGCTATAGTAAAAAACAAAGATCGTGGAAGCCATTTTCTTCACAGGAAATGAAAGAGAACCAACTCGACAAAAAAGCTTTCCTGCCTTATGTTAAAGGTGTAACTGATAGAGTGGGAAAAATCTTAAAGAGATATGGtgtaaaatccatatttttaccACCAAAAAAGGTGATAAACTACCTAAAATCACCAAAGGATCAATTTCCCCTTGAAACACCAGGAGTATATGCAGTACCATGCAGCTGTGGTGCTTCATATGTAGGACAGACGCAGAGAAGTATTGCTACACGCCTAAAAGAGCACATTAGCGCTGTTAGCAAAAAACAAAGGGAAAAGTCTGCCATATGTGAGCATATACTGGATCATCCAGATGAACACCACTGGATCCATTTCGATCAAGCTAAGGTTCTAGCAAAAGAGGCTCATTATATACCGCGCCTGGTTCGTGAAGCGATCGAAATAAAACGACACCAAAATTTCAACCGTGACGACAGTTTTAAGCTATCTCGTACGTGGGACCCCTTAATAAACTCGTCACGATCTATCCAATTGCCGCTTCACACCAACAGTGATATAGTGAGTACGGTTTGCTCCCAACTACAACAAAACACGGAACCCCCTACGCCCCGTTACAACTTGCGTAGCCAAAATCGCATATAA